A genomic segment from Dethiosulfovibrio russensis encodes:
- the ptsP gene encoding phosphoenolpyruvate--protein phosphotransferase: MSFYSIWGLTGGIYIKGIGVSSGIAIGRVFVDWKEQVEIEKEYVDDVEVELDRLNAAIEVAGQEIKDLYDDVSSRLGRDEVEMFATHGMMIEDSEFIGQIKGRIITENVNAEWAVRSVADKFIQVFEDMDDDYLKAKADDVKDVATRMCRLLLHIEGSDLSNLREKSIVVAKAFTASEIVQMNRDKVLGVVSQEGTLTSHAVIMARSWGVPAVIDVSNVLDVVETGDMIVVDGSEGVVILNPDEDTLHIYSEKQREFVDFSKKLSQMAGKSTESEDGYPIKLYANADTGRDVQGALKNGVSGIGLFRTERLYMDRDRLPTEGEQFGLYKKAVQEMGGKTVIFRTLDIGCDKIPGYLNVPDEDNPALGYRAIRLSLARADIFRIQLKALLRSSAFGKAKIMFPMISGIEELRLAKGVLEDVKNDLRKDGVPFNPEIEVGVMIEVPAAAVVSDLIAEEVDFMSIGTNDLIQYTLAVDRTNRNLSHLFSPFHPAVLRLVKMTIDNCRKAGVKVSLCGEMASDSLLIPVLMGMGLERFSMNVDSILKARWIISQLGKKNMEDTLSEIWGLTTAKDVRRFCEDRFGSLKKAF; this comes from the coding sequence ATGAGTTTTTATAGTATATGGGGGCTTACAGGGGGGATTTATATTAAAGGTATAGGAGTATCTTCCGGTATAGCTATCGGCAGAGTGTTCGTCGATTGGAAGGAACAGGTAGAGATCGAAAAAGAGTACGTGGACGATGTCGAGGTGGAGCTGGATCGTCTTAACGCGGCCATAGAGGTTGCAGGTCAGGAGATCAAGGATCTCTATGACGATGTCTCCTCCCGCTTGGGTAGAGACGAGGTGGAGATGTTCGCCACTCACGGTATGATGATAGAGGATTCCGAGTTTATCGGACAGATAAAGGGTCGGATAATAACGGAAAACGTAAACGCCGAATGGGCCGTACGTTCTGTAGCCGATAAGTTCATTCAGGTCTTTGAGGATATGGATGACGACTATCTCAAGGCCAAAGCCGACGATGTAAAGGATGTAGCTACAAGGATGTGTCGTCTTTTACTTCACATAGAGGGTAGCGATCTGAGCAATTTGAGGGAGAAGTCCATCGTGGTAGCTAAGGCTTTCACCGCGTCCGAGATAGTTCAGATGAACAGGGATAAGGTCCTGGGAGTTGTCTCTCAGGAGGGAACTTTGACCTCTCATGCGGTCATCATGGCTCGAAGTTGGGGGGTACCGGCTGTTATAGACGTTTCCAATGTCTTGGACGTAGTGGAGACCGGGGACATGATAGTGGTCGACGGTAGCGAGGGAGTGGTAATACTCAATCCCGACGAGGATACCCTTCACATTTACAGCGAAAAACAGCGGGAGTTTGTCGATTTTTCGAAAAAGCTTTCCCAGATGGCCGGGAAGTCCACTGAAAGCGAGGACGGTTACCCCATTAAGTTGTACGCTAACGCGGATACGGGCAGGGATGTGCAGGGTGCTCTCAAAAACGGTGTTAGTGGAATAGGCCTTTTCAGGACAGAGAGGCTCTACATGGACAGGGATAGATTGCCGACCGAGGGGGAGCAGTTCGGTCTTTATAAAAAGGCCGTCCAGGAAATGGGAGGCAAGACTGTTATATTCAGGACCCTGGATATCGGCTGTGATAAGATTCCTGGATATTTGAACGTTCCGGATGAGGATAATCCTGCGTTAGGTTACAGAGCGATAAGATTATCCCTGGCCAGGGCAGATATCTTTAGAATCCAGCTTAAAGCGCTTCTCCGATCCAGCGCTTTTGGAAAGGCCAAGATAATGTTTCCCATGATCTCCGGTATTGAGGAGCTCAGATTGGCCAAGGGAGTTCTTGAGGATGTCAAAAACGATCTGAGAAAGGACGGAGTTCCCTTCAATCCGGAAATAGAGGTTGGCGTTATGATAGAGGTGCCTGCCGCAGCGGTGGTATCGGACCTTATCGCCGAAGAAGTGGATTTCATGAGTATTGGTACCAACGATCTCATCCAATATACCTTAGCGGTGGATCGTACCAACCGTAACCTATCCCATCTCTTCAGCCCATTTCATCCTGCAGTTCTTCGTTTGGTCAAGATGACTATAGATAACTGCAGAAAAGCCGGGGTAAAGGTGAGTCTGTGCGGAGAGATGGCAAGCGATTCTCTTTTGATCCCCGTTCTTATGGGCATGGGGCTTGAGAGATTCAGCATGAACGTGGATTCCATTCTAAAGGCCCGATGGATAATTTCTCAGCTTGGCAAAAAAAACATGGAGGATACTCTGTCGGAAATATGGGGATTGACTACGGCTAAGGATGTGCGCCGTTTCTGCGAGGATCGATTCGGATCCCTCAAGAAGGCTTTCTGA
- a CDS encoding tetratricopeptide repeat protein produces MIEAGLYHRGVDYLQAYLEQRPDSSDGWYWLAKGLQGMGKLQESQRAFTKVLEIDPEFPQLSRVLQNREKGEAIPLWDRSRKAYRQALPVIAPGRDIYRDHVEARPTPIPHPTSSDPGPNDNLINTQKETIQTVPGFSAMGARKIVLPPQGTSDRTPVKVVPIPPVKELTGEPEGPGIPTVKIVEIPLQDSSKDKEPVYVPPKPHLDTSEAP; encoded by the coding sequence ATGATAGAGGCTGGACTCTACCACAGAGGAGTCGATTACCTCCAGGCCTACCTGGAACAGCGTCCAGATTCGAGCGACGGCTGGTACTGGCTCGCCAAAGGCCTTCAAGGCATGGGTAAACTTCAGGAATCCCAAAGAGCCTTCACTAAAGTCCTGGAGATAGATCCCGAGTTCCCTCAGCTATCCAGGGTTCTCCAAAACAGGGAAAAAGGCGAAGCCATACCTCTATGGGATAGATCGAGGAAAGCATATAGACAGGCGCTTCCGGTTATAGCCCCCGGCAGGGATATATACAGAGACCACGTCGAAGCGAGACCAACCCCAATACCTCACCCTACCTCATCTGATCCTGGCCCCAACGACAATCTAATAAATACACAGAAAGAAACGATACAGACCGTTCCAGGATTCTCGGCAATGGGAGCGAGAAAAATCGTACTGCCTCCGCAGGGGACCTCTGACAGGACCCCGGTCAAGGTAGTTCCCATCCCTCCCGTAAAAGAACTGACAGGAGAACCGGAAGGGCCGGGCATCCCTACAGTGAAGATAGTGGAAATACCTCTTCAGGATAGCTCGAAAGACAAAGAACCCGTGTATGTACCGCCCAAGCCTCACCTCGACACATCGGAAGCCCCGTAA
- a CDS encoding FlgT C-terminal domain-containing protein: MILHRSIKLILCIILSYSTLALAPSDARGNVLDTPGIEIAVLPVINDTPIEVWESKYYPLDVFDQKITEEFVALLMEYPYARIITLTKEEEPYWLRGGAPYADIGIRLHFYRLKMTDRKHLGSDRMAYVALRMEIFDGVTRQLSYASSIAGEDRRFTFSPGDGRIFYLTHQPESGKLLFLRPLDLLPVNKMFPRGLDFWQLFPDPKDDEQPMRKPLWKSFRGTPYWNAFKKALRKSRDVLFDGISGYKMIGRIISPTKDELKKRPPKRRRYIISLGMVEGVREGDLLKVMRSDRYDTVDPERPVVILPTEGGTVKVLKVQSHEAIVEVVKEDKDEPIKLKDLVVMPLYIKHK, encoded by the coding sequence ATGATCCTACATCGTTCCATAAAGCTGATTCTCTGCATCATCCTGTCTTATTCGACGCTCGCCCTAGCTCCTTCCGATGCCAGGGGGAACGTGCTGGATACTCCGGGAATCGAGATCGCCGTGCTTCCAGTGATAAACGATACCCCTATAGAGGTATGGGAAAGCAAATACTACCCGCTCGACGTCTTCGATCAAAAAATCACGGAGGAATTCGTCGCCCTATTGATGGAATATCCATATGCCAGGATCATAACTCTTACAAAAGAGGAAGAACCTTATTGGCTTAGAGGTGGTGCCCCTTATGCCGACATCGGCATAAGGCTCCATTTCTACAGGCTAAAGATGACCGACAGAAAACATCTGGGATCCGATAGGATGGCCTACGTCGCTCTCAGGATGGAGATATTCGACGGAGTTACCAGACAACTCTCCTACGCATCCTCCATCGCAGGCGAGGACAGACGTTTTACCTTCTCTCCTGGGGATGGTAGGATCTTCTATCTGACCCATCAACCGGAGAGCGGGAAACTGTTGTTCCTCCGCCCTCTGGATCTCCTACCGGTGAACAAGATGTTCCCAAGAGGACTGGACTTCTGGCAACTCTTTCCAGATCCTAAAGATGACGAACAACCGATGAGAAAACCTCTCTGGAAGTCCTTTAGGGGAACACCCTACTGGAACGCATTCAAAAAAGCCCTCCGAAAAAGCAGAGATGTCTTATTCGACGGTATATCCGGTTATAAGATGATAGGACGGATAATATCGCCTACGAAAGATGAACTAAAAAAACGTCCTCCCAAAAGGAGAAGATATATCATCAGCTTAGGGATGGTAGAGGGAGTCCGAGAGGGAGATCTCCTGAAGGTGATGAGAAGCGATAGATACGATACGGTAGACCCGGAAAGGCCGGTCGTAATCCTACCGACGGAAGGCGGAACCGTAAAGGTTCTCAAGGTACAGAGCCACGAAGCGATCGTAGAGGTAGTGAAAGAGGACAAGGACGAACCGATAAAGTTAAAGGATCTGGTAGTCATGCCTCTATACATAAAACACAAGTAG